The DNA window TGggctagataattctttgttggggTGAGGGTGTCTAACCTGAGCATTGTGGGATGTTAAGAAGCATCTCTGACTTCCACTCATTAGATACCAATGCCAATCCTCTTCACCTGACTTGGGGCAAGCAAAGATGGCTCCCGACATTGCCAAACATTCCTGGGGAGTGAAATCAGCCCTTGTTGAGAAGTTCTCACCTAATTAGACAGGTCTAACTCCCATTTCTGGTCCTGAAACAATGATAGAAGGTGCTACTTGGCTTAAGCCAATCTGGACTTAGTAGAACTGGTGCAAGTTTTGGTCTGTGTTGGTGAAGtgcagaaatcaaagagaaaagctAGGTGCTaatgggaagggggaaagtggAAGTGATACTTGATAGTCAAGAAATGGCCACCCCCAGGAAAATCTGATATGATACCCAATGTGGCAGTTAAGTGGCCATTGTCATTGTTCTCCCAATATAGTAGCTGATAATTAATGAATCCTAAGCCCTCACCACCAGCTCCTCCATTAtaatggaaagaagagagagaaagagagaggggaagggagagaaagagagagagatttctaatGTCTTTTCTTATCAGGGCAATAATTTCATTGTGAGGACTTCCTATAAACCAAAACATCTCGCAAAGGCTCCATATCCAAATACTGTGACATTGAGGGTTAGGTCCTCAACCCATGAATTTTGGAGGAAACACGGTTCAGTACATAGTGTTATTATCTgaaattttggcaattataattCATTTAGAGAGgaaatagaaatgtatattttttgttgCAGATTAGCTCCTGATCAGCAGGAATGCCCGTCCCTGAATTTTTATGACATCAGAGGAAGTGAAGAGATTATGTATGTGTAGGTATGTCAGAGACTTTCAACTTAATTATCATGGGTCAGGTTCCTTGGGAATGTTTTTTGAGACTGATGGTTTTGAGAGTTTGAGTAGAGGTGGATTATTCAACAACACCTGTAGGGATGGTAGGGGAGCAGGACTGGATAAAGGAGGAAGTGGAATGTGATAAAGTTGCAACAGCAGCTCAGCTAGTCCTATGGCTGAGAGCTGGGATGGCCCTGCAGAGTGGTCAATTAAAGGCAAGGGGCCATGTCCTTCTACCACTGTAGTCATTAGATGCAAGCTGTCTCCAAGGAGGGTGGAATCTGGGGTGAAGCAGCTCCCTAATGCTGAAGGCAATTTCTAGGAAGGAAGTGGACTTTGGTCCTGAAAAGTTTTGGTGGGGACGGGGTTAGGTCTGAGAAGCACACCACAACTTTCACTCTGTTACCTGCATGATCTAAAAGCAGGtgactctaggggtgcctggatggctcagtcggttaacatcaaatcttggtttgggctcaggtcacgatcgcacagtttcatgggttcgagccccatgtcaggctctgcactggcatgcggagcctggttgggattctctctctccctctccctctttctctaacccttccccacttgcactgtctctttctctctcaaaataaataaataaactttaaaaagtataaaagcagGTGACTCTAAACTCATTGTTGGATTAGCACTGCAGGGATCATGTTTCCCATCTAATTGCTCAAgtcttcctttttattgtctcaaggatttaaaaaataagtctctcTGACAGTTTCCAAAATCGGCTTAATGTCTGGTTTATCAAACTGAGCCTGACTTCTTAGTAATGTGATTTCAATGGAATAAAATGCCTGAGTTTTAGTTTAAAATGCTCAGACTCTCCTAAGACAGGTGTCTTAAGGGATAGAACGATAGCAGACACTCACACTTTCTCCACTCTATGTGACCCCCTTGGGAAAGTATATTCTTTCCTGTGGTGAGCTCTTGGTCTTGGAGTGCTGACCGTCCTTTGCCAAGGTATTTGATAATGCGTGAGGTGGCTGTAGAGATTTTAGGTGTAGTAACATCACCGCCCAGCAGGCTTTTATGTTTTGGCTCCATACAACAGAGATTGTGCACTCCTAGGCACATTTCCTTCACGGAAGTGTTTTCATGTTCTGAAGTGTTGTATTTGCATGTCCACTCTCTTCTGAGAGCCTCACAGTGCTAAGTAATTGTCAATCCCTGTAACTATATTTGTAAAAAGACCTTCAGATTGGGTATAAGTTTATGACCATCATAAATTGCTACAAAATGGGTCATGCTATTGTTACTACAGATatgtgagagaggagaaatagcaCTAAAACCAAAAAGCCTAAGTCCCAGTCTTACATTTTGTAAACTGCTCTTTAGAAATACACTCGGGGCAAGAGAGCTCCTTGTAGCAAATTAGTACCTGGCTCTTataccacctcccttccctcccataAAACAAGAACATGGGGGAAATTCCATAGGACAAAACCCAGTTTGGAGAAAATCTGATACTTGCTGAAATGCTTCCAAATATTAGAAAACTCAAGGGAGCTTGAGGTATAGAGAAACTACTGGGTTACTTTTATTGAGAAATTAGGGAAGTCACTGTTGAGTTTGCTTTAAGACCAACACAACAGTGGATGATGTCATGTTTAAAGacagaacagcaacaacaattCAGATTCGATTCTTGGGCTTATTTCTTACAGAGGCTGACTGAGCTCCATAACACAGTGCATCAGAGAACCCGTCCCTCCAGACTGTGTTTGacttatgtttattaaaaaggaCTGATTGATGATCTTGACAGAAACTCCTTTTCTATAGGTACAGTGTTTATAATGTTTTATGAAAGACTCATGGTCACACCCTTAGCCTCCCACAGAACAGAATTttgcatataaattaaaaatgttttttaatgtttatttttgagagagacgcacacaataagcatgagcaggggaggggtagagagagtgggagacacagaatctgaagcaggctccaggctctgaggtgtcagcccagagcctgatgcagggctcaaacgcaggaactgtgagatcatgacctgagtcaaagtcggaagcttaactgactgagccacccaggtgccctgaatacattttattatttttttcttttttttctttctctctcatatgaTTTTTCATGTTCTCCTGGACTCCAAAACTCCTTCTCTTGGGAGAGTCTCCTGTCTGCATTGCACAACTccaaggggggcggggggaagtgAGCATTAACATTGCAATTTATGTGGCAGGAGACCAGATTACTACATTCCCATGTTTGTTGGCCCCTCatttgttgttttcagttttttctttcatttgtgatacTTCTCCAGTGTTTGGTTTTggcaaataatttaataaacagCATAGTGTGGTGTGAAGCCATGTGGTGATTAAAGTATTGTGGTGGGTATTTGTTGGTTGCCTGCCCAGCATCTACTATCCCTTCCTCCTGACAATATTACTATATTTCCTAAAAGAGACTTCAAACTTCCCTGAATTTCAACCAGGTTCTGGAGGCAGTCAGAACTGACTCTCTACTCCAGCAGAGTGTTCTGATATTGATAGGTCCAGGCCAATTGTCATATTCTTTTCCCCTGATCTCAATGATTTATTAAGGGATGGATGTATAACCCAATCAGGGTTCATTTGATGGAGGAAGAGAAATgtatcttcctccttctcctcccactTTTGGATGAGCAACTAGAAATAATTCACTCTTTTCTGCTCTGTGCAATAGAGGCACTAGGCAGTGAACAAAAGAGCAAATCTCTATCCCTATGGAACATACATTTTAGTAGGAGGAAGTGGGCAGTATACAAGATACATTAATTAGATGGTGTTAAGAAAtatggagaaatttttaaaagattagggAAAGGAATTAGAGAGGTGACAAGAGTCAAGGTCTGCATAGCACTTTGTAGACCATGATGGAGACTGTAGCTTTTACTCTAAGCGAGTTGAGATGCCATTGGGAAAACTAAACAGAGGAGTGACAAGGTATGATTCAACTAAAATAGGACATTCTGGTTGTTGTGCtgcaaagggaaaagaggagaagcagagagactagTTGTGACAGTTATGAGGCTTTAGTATATTGCAATGTTGGTTCCAATTCTTCACTCCTTTTAATATGATAAATCTAGACGGTGGGAAGCTTATCTTGAAAGAAATTGTAGATTTAGCTTTTGGCTCATGGAGTTGACTGgagtcaaacacacacacacacacacacacaactcacaAAGCTTTTAATAAAAGTCTATTGGCAAAACAACTAAACAAGACTAAGTGGAAGAAGTGGACAGAAATTTGGGCTCTCAATTGTCTACAAGCAAGAAACAGTTTGAGAAATCCATGTATCCACCAAGAAAGGCATATTTTACAATGCTCTTTCCAAGTGGTTAAGATAGATgatggaaaaagaataattttctagACTGAAGAACCAAGAGTTATGGAGAATAGACTGGAAAGCCATTCTTAGAGAGAAGAACCTGTGCCTGATCATGGTATATTATTCCCTTTTCCCAAATAGAGGACCCTGACAATCTTCACTCAGTGGAATTTTGCAAGTGTTATGGGCCAGTGACTGCTctttactttcattattttctttttttaatgacagtaTTTTTTTGTGGTTGTATTGTCTTGTACATCATTTGTTGTAGGTTGGATGTACGAGAGGAAGATTCCTGCTCCTTTAATTCATATGGCTCAAGAATAGCTGTATTTGAACCTGATGTAGATCCTGGATTTCAAAGATTTGGTGGACCTTTTAGAGGTCTTGGGACAGGAGTGAATTATATTGTATGTGAAAAGCATATGAATAATTATAACCAAGAGAGTATACTGTGGTAGATTGAATTACTGGTTCTTCACAATTCTTCATTACTCTGTAGTACTATTATGTATAAATGAATGAGGTCCTTTGCTATGGTTATATGGGTTTGGGCAAGTGATTTTCTTTGGTCAATGGGATGTCAGGGGAAGTGATATGAGAGAAAGCTTGAAATATTCTTCTATGTTGGCTTTTCCTGCTTGTGCCTCTGTGACTCCCATGAGAAAAGCATGCCTTGAGTAGCATTTTCAGCATGGGCTCTGAATAGCACACATGAGGAAGAGGCACTATAGTTGACCCTTGGGCTCACAGCTGGAAGCAAACTTTCCCCTGTCAACCCACAAACCTTCAGCTTAAAGTCTATCTGAACCTAGTCTCAAACCTGGAGTCTAGCGTGCCTCAACTAAAGTGCTATTCATCCACGGactcatgagaaaaaaataagtgttttaaatcTCTTTAGAATGGACTATACAGCATTAGTGTGGTAATGACTGAGCAATAAAGAATTAATGCAATAATTCACAAGAGAGTGGATGGGAATCAGGGCCAGGATGGTCACAGtagaagtggtcagattctgggtatattttatagattagagCCCACAGATTTTAGCCAGTGGATTATGAATGAAGTGTGAATGAAAGAGAGGAGTTGAGGATGAATTTTAGGCTTTTGGCTTGAGCAAACAGGAGAATGGAGGGGTCATTTTCTGAGATGGGAAAAACCAAGGCAATTGAAGACTTGAAATAATATGAGGATCTGTTATTAGGAACAATGACATGGTATTGGACGTGTTAAGTTTGAGTTGCCTAGGAACATTCAAATAGGGATGTTAGGTTAGTCATTGAATATACAAGTTTGGAGTTGGAGGAAGGCCCAACCTGTATACAGGCGTACACCTAAGAGTCAACTTTTAAAGCCATGATGCTGAATAAGATCAACAAAAAAGTGTGATCACTTGAAAAGGGGTCCAGTGACCGAGCCTGGGGGCAGTTTAGGGTTTCACGGTTAGGGAGTTGAAGTTAccagcaaaggagacagagagggaggagcaggcagggagagaagaggaaaatgagttAAGTGATAGTAAAGTGTTATTTATATACGTTGTTATAAGACATCCATTCCTCCCtactttcttgtcttccttttcttccttcaccaAAAATGTCAACACCACTagatctgtgtgtatgtgtgtgtatgatatgGAAAGCACAGTGTTAGTGAtaacaaaattatgaaaaaggTAACagctatctctttctttctttctctctttctttctttttctggtatATACTCACTAggaggaaaattcttttttttctcttctggtctTCTCTCTAGGACAGAGAAGCTAAGTGTTTGCATTCATTCTGGGTCCCCTTCATAAGCCCCAAGCAAGATGGCTTTGTTTGAGGAGCAAATGAACTCGAGGCTGGTGCTCTGAATGGAATAGAAGAATGAGTAGCTGGAATGTTGCAGGAgagttaattattatttttttctccctaagcCTGAGAGCGGGGAGTTCAGGATGGGAGGAAGAGGCCCAGTGCATATTACAGACTGGTTTCTAGCTAGCCTGCAGCTCCCTAGTGGCAGAAAGACCTTGAAAGGTGGGACAGCTGTCCAGAGGTGAGTGGAGGTTGGAGAATGGATGCCATAACCTTGAAATTGTTGGCTTAAGTCATCTGATCTGAGTGGAGAAGGTCACTTGGGTGAACTTCTGTTGTACAGCCTGATAAAATCTCAGAGACGGGGGTTGGGGGAATCAGGGCACCTGATTCAAAACTGCTTTGCAGAAAGAGAATGTCTGAGCTTAAGACAAAGATCTGAGAGTTTGCAGGAGCACACTTGTTATCCATAACATGTGGCTGGCTTTAGAAACTCCTCAAGACAGAGCCAGTCATAGTTTTGAGCTTTGGGGAACAATGGCTGTAGGACTATGAACTGAGAGAGGTGTGATCCTCTGTTCCAAATGTCCAAAGCTTGGGACATCCAGTGTGTGCAAACTGGAATCTGAACTGGCCAGGACATTACCACACGGCTGTATCATTGTGGTAGAAGGTAACAGCATTAGTTAGACAagactccatttttttctctattttgttttgagaaaggaaCAGCATCCTTTGGTCTAAGACATGAACTCCACAGTTTCTTAGATATTAAAGGGTGGGGAGGTCTCAAAAAGGATGGACCGAACTtcgtaaaaataaaaaggtattggaggtggggcttgaatGATTCACTGGGGAAAGAAAGGCATAAGGCCTCTGAGTTTATGATACACTATTACTATTTATGCTTTGGGGAAAACTTGGGAAGTTTTAGTTGAGGAAGGGTATTTATAGTGTTAcaatggcttttgttttttttttcaaatatgtattagCCTTATTCTGTGTGGCTCTGGAGAGCAAGACAATAAAGAGCTGTTGGCTCTACTAAGTCCCAGCACATGTATTGGGCCCAATACATTGTTCACTAAGTGACTGCATGCACGCATGGCAAATGAAAACATATCGTTGAAACTTACAGGGAGGGAGATTTTGATTCAGCTTGTATTTTTCATAATctgagttattaaaaaaaaactaaatggaCTATTCTTGAAAGGCAGTGGAATTCTCTGTTGCCAGGATTGGAACAGGCACCAAAGGACCGTTTTGCAGAGATGTGATAAAGCGTTTATTCATTAGATGATGGTGAGACCACATAACCTCTAAGTGTCTGAAAACTCAGGATATGCCAGTTCTGTAACTTTAAATCCAAGGGTCTTTATCTTTGTACATGGACTTGGGAGAAGTATAAATAAGACTCATGATCTCAGAGGAATCTTGAAGAGGCATGTGTTCAATGGCATGTTTATTAAACAAATGCTCATGACAGATTTTCACAACAGCAACAAATGTTATTTCACTACACCACAGCTCCCTTGCTAAGAAAAAAACCAACGATCACAGAAAGGTTGATGGATTTGGATTAtttgttcaggtttttttcttgggAGTGGGGGCATAAAACCCCTGTCCTCACTcatttccctctgcttcctcttcttgaggggcacctgcttttattttcttcacctcCTCTCTGGCTAAGTGTCCCCGGAAGACTGCTTGGATCTTGAGAGCAgcattctcctctttttctttttcctcttcagaaGATTCCTTCGTGGAATGGAGTAAGAGACTTCTTAAATATCCAAATTTTGATACCATAAAAATAGTGCATACATTGAATCAATTGAGGGGTGTAATGATTGAGATCTGTTGCTTCCTAAGGGAATTTTATACACGTGTCACATTGTATATGTACCGAATGGTGAGTGTCAAAACAGCAGGCATTTTATTTGGTCATTCTTTAATACGTCTCTGCAATAAATGGTCCTTGCCAACTCCCCGCTCCCAATAGTTCCTATTTAACAGTTCCCTGAGCAATAACatgtttttttggaaaataagtaAGAATCCTTGAAGCATGGTAAAAATGTCAAGAAGAATAGTAAGCATCCTGTCTCAAAATAATCATGATTACATgaagttaatttcttaatttctcattcatTAGCTAATCAAAATCATACGTTTAAAGCAATAATGTCAGTTTTAATGTGCAATAATGTCAGTTTTAATGTGGTGGGCTGAActgtatataacatttatttttagtttaggtATAATTTACCTAAATTGTAGATAGCTGAACAGAGATCTTAAGGATCTGATTCAATAGCTACATAGtttttaatatgtcattttaaattataacagtgatacatatacatttaaaaacctgTCACTGGTAGTGAAagttttctccccctttccaaaTCCTACTCCTAAGATGTAACTATTATTATGCATTAAGTATATATATCCTTCCAAAAGCTCTCTGTATACAAAGTACTCATATGGGTATAttcatgcctttttatttcaaaaattagatCATGCTAATTACAATGTTTGCAACTGCTTTTTCATAACTATCTATCTTGGTTCTCTTTTCTATGTTATTATTCAGTATATAactctgcccattctctctctttttttttttcataacaccATTGTATTGCATTGTACTCATGGAGCTTGATTCATTTACTCAGTCTCCTGTTGATGGACCCTTGGGGGGTTTATACCCCtcactccattaaaaaaaaaaaaaaaacgaggcACAgagggcgccggggtggctcagttggttaagcatctgactctggatttccatGCGCTAACAGCACTTAggaatctctctcctctctctgctcctctcgccccctcaaaatgaataaataaacattaaaaaatacagtgaggCAATTCTAGCTCTTaaacttttaaatgcaaatagAATGGTATTAAATTCTCTGAGATGATGCCCCAATATGGGCAAATGATTTTAGTGAAGTTGGAAATCAGTGAGATCtcaactcaaactcatgaaaagcTGTTAAGGGCAACTACTAAAGGTGTAAGGAAATGAAACTCGCTTTCTACTTCCCTGACCTCCCATTGCACCTTTGGCAATGTTTAGCTGATTGGGTTGTACTGATATAACTCTGGAATAATTTATAAAGGTTATGGGGAAAAGTTCTGCCCCCCACTGAGTGGGAGGCGAGGTATTCCTTGAAGGGGATGCCTCCTTTGGGTGTCAATTACTCAGACACGAAGGTATGAAAAGGAACTCAGAAATTTGGCCTGCAACATTGGTAGAGTGAGGTCTTTCTCACTAGGGTTGGTCCTCCTGAGTCTGGACTATGAAGAATATAGACAGTGATATGCTGCTAAATGTTTATATATGgactctccaggaaaaaaaagggcTGATTTGCCATATAGGCCACAATCTTAGTACTCTGactgtggctgatttcaagctaccaaaCAGACGTTGCTGAACATGGGTGTATGGACATGTGCTCAGTTGTCTCCTGAGAGCTGGCTCTAGTACACTACTGAAAACCGTACCTTTGACCCTACTGAGGTCTTCATTGCTTAGATGTGGGCTGTCAGGTAGCAAGTCATTTAGGTAGCAGTGCATGAAAGGTGAATAACACACAGTGTGTAAGGCCATTGTGTTTGGTGGGATGTAATTCTCAGtgagtttccttttgttgtctctgaACCTTCGCCACTGTGTGGTAGTGACAGCATCAATTAGTGAGTCTCCCAAAGGGGAAAATGAATCTGAAGCATCAAGGCTGGGGCAGTGGGTTCTGTCTGTTCTTCTCCTTGGGGAGATTTCCCCACCCATTGACAATCCTGGAAAatacgattttatttttaaagggaagagCGAGTGTTCCTTTATAATAGGCACAGCTAAAAACGATCCGCCAGTTAGTTTATCACTTATCTAGAAAGCACAATCGTAATTTTAGCAATATGGGTAACAGACTAGATTcatatttgaaatacaattttaaagtttatttattgattttgagagagagagagagagagagagagagagagagagagagagaacaagcatacaggggaggggcagaaagagagagagtgagactcTCAGCCACTCCCAGGTCCTCTGTGGGGGCTCAaaccaaactgtgagaacatgacctgagccaaaatcaagagttggatgctcaactgactgagctacccaggtgcccctggcgtACAATTTTAAGGTGAGTGAGAGCTTTCTTTGTAGGAATCTAATAGTATACAGAAAGCACAACTTACTAAGGCTGTgactggtgtctcttcctctttcacagATGTgccagacttttctttttccgACTCACAATTCTCATGTGATTCATGCTCCTGGAAGAGAGGTAAGAGGGCCAGAGTCTATATACTAAAACAGTAAAGTCTTGGATCAAACTGcttaaagataattaaatattgCTTTATGTTATTGAGAAGAAGTGGGGGTTAAATACGTACTGCTTTTTCAAGTAGGTTtgatcattcttatttttttaatcttttttttttaaatgttttatttgtttttgatacagagacagacagatcatgagagggggaggggcatagagaaaaggagacacagaaccagaagcaggctccaggctctgagctctcagcacagagcctgaggcgggcttgaacccataaatgtgagatctgacctgagccgaagttgggactgagccacccaggcgcccctcaagtaggtttgaaaaaaaataaatgaaaactctcAACGGACTGTGTATAAACAAATATGACCAAGAAATTGgtcaaatatttgaatttttgcttttggaatgtaacatgattttatattaaaaacaagacaTTGTCTTATACTAAAAGTTGATAATATGCTGtaatgaatctttttaaaaaatgtttattttggggagggagagaaagagagagggagaatctcaagcagtctctgtaccatcagagcagagctcaatgcagggctggaactcatgaactgtgggatcatgacctgagccgaaaccaagagttagag is part of the Suricata suricatta isolate VVHF042 chromosome 11, meerkat_22Aug2017_6uvM2_HiC, whole genome shotgun sequence genome and encodes:
- the SPA17 gene encoding sperm surface protein Sp17; this translates as MSIPFSNTHYRIPQGFGNLLEGLTREILREQPENIPAFAAAYFENLLEKREKTNFDPAEWGAKVDDRFYNNHAFKEHESHENCESEKEKSGTSVKEEETPVTALESSEEEKEKEENAALKIQAVFRGHLAREEVKKIKAGAPQEEEAEGNE